Within the Lentimicrobiaceae bacterium genome, the region ATGGTGTGATACAAAAGCTTGTAAAGCTACGCGCAGAAAAAGCCCAACTTTTGGGATATAAGAGTTTTGCCGATTATGTGATTGATGAAAACATGGCAAAAACCCCCGCTAAAGCAAACGAGTTCCTGATGCAACTATGGAAAGCTGCTTTGCCAGTAGCGAAAAAGGAAGCTGCTGAGATGCAGAAAATCATTGACCGTGATGGTGGAAAATTCAAGCTGCAACCCTGGGACTGGTGGTACTATGCCGAAAAAGTCCGTAAGGAAAAATTTAATCTTGATGAAAACGAAATGAAGCCTTATTTCAGTCTGAAAAATGTACGAGAAGGGATGTTTCATGTTGCAAATAAGCTGTATGGCATTACTTTTACGCAACTTACCAACTTGCCGGTTTATCAAAAAGATGTGGAAACCTATGAAGTAAAGGAAGCCGATGGCACACACATTTCTATTCTCTATTTAGACTATTACCCACGCCCCGAAAAAAGCGGTGGTGCATGGTGTACCGATTTTCGCTCTCCGGGCTGGGAAAATGGTAAAAAAACACCTCCTGTTATTTCTATAGTTACCAATTTTACAAAGCCTAACGGCGAAACTCCTGCATTGCTCAACTGGGACGAAGTAACCACCTTGTTCCATGAATTTGGTCATTCATTACATTTTATGTTTGCCGAAGGAAAATATAGCCGTACAACCGGCAATGTACCCAACGATTACGTTGAAATGCCTTCGCAGGTAATGGAAAACTGGGCAGGCGATCCCGAAGTACTGAAAGCTTATGCCAAACATTATAAAACCGGAGAAGTAATCCCTGATAAGCTGATCGAGAAAATAGTAAAAAGTGGACAGTTCAACCAGGGTTTCGAAACAGTGGAATTACTCGCAGCTTCCTTACTCGATATTGATTTCCACATTATTTCCGATCCAAAGGACATCAACGTAGCAGCTTTTGAAAAGGCTTCGATGGATAAAATCGGACTGATACCGGAAATTTTACCACGTTACCGCCCCACTTATTTTTCCCATATTTTTAGTGGCGACGAATATGCTGCCGGTTATTATGTGTATATATGGGCTGCCGTGCTGGATGCCGATGCTTTCAACGCTTTTAAATCCTCTGGCGACATTTATAATAAAGAACTTGCAACCAAATTCCGTAAGTATTGTCTTGCCGAATCGGGTAATGATGAAGGAATGGTACAGTACCGCAAATTTCGTGGTCAGGATCCTACCGTAGAGCCTTTATTGAAACGCAAAGGTTTGAAGTAATGTTTCAAAAAGTTTTTGGACAAAAAAAGGCTGTCTTTTGCAGACAGCCTTTTTTATTTTTATAAATTGAATTATTTGACAACAACAAGTTTGTGTGTAAGGGCGTTTTTTGATGTTTCGAGGCGGATAAAATACAATCCTGAAGGCAGTGCCGATACATCACACTGCAGAGTATGATTCCCCGTTGTTTCAAAAACATTGTTCAGAATAATCTTTTGTTCCTTCCCTGTAATGCTAAATAGCTTCATGCTTACAGTAGCATTTTCAGGCAGATAATAATTTATTGAAGTTTGCCCTGAAGCCGGGTTGGGTTTACAAATAAGCGATAAATCGTTGCCTGTAACAGCCGACTCATTAATTCCAACAGTTGTTGTTCCTTCTTTTAATAAAATATCACCATTTGGGTCGAAAACGAGCGAAACAGGCTGACGGTCGAAAACCCAATCAAAATGCTCGTGGTTTATTGTGTTCATTACCCTGATGAGCGTATCTTGTCCCTGGTTAAAATGAATAAGCACCTCTAATGGCATTTGGAAATATGTACCACTTAAACTGTTATTCTGGTTAACATTAAAATTCACTCTCCATTGCCCATTCCTGAGGCTTACAAAGTTATAAATGTTGGCATAATCGGGGTGATTCGGTTCAAAAATCCATTCATCAAAAAACCATGACAAATCCTGTTCCGATGCCTGTTCCATAGTATTTTTGAAATCACTGATTCTTGCTGAATGGTATCTTAGGGCGGGGTTGGTGGCATACTGGTTTATGCCCATAAAAAACAAACTGTCTCCTAACGTATAGCGTAGCATATGTAAAACGCAACTTCCTTTCATGTAGGTAATGGCATAATCGAATAAAATATCAGTTGAAGGGGTATTAATAGCCCATTCAGGGTTTGAAATAGCCCAGCCGGGGTTACTCCACATGTAATAACTCGCATTATCTTCCATTTCATTATGGTACGCCGTATATCCACCGGTATGTTCAACCCAGTGGGCTTCTGTCCATGTTGCAAAGCCCTCATTAAGGAAAATAT harbors:
- a CDS encoding M3 family metallopeptidase: MKKLTLLMTTIILLSLVACKNKQQTKSDNPFFAEYTTPFQVPPFDKIDSTHYLPAFLEGMKQQTAEIDSIVNNTQAPDFDNTILAFDKSGKLLEKVSLVFYNMLEAITTPQLQALAKKIEPMMSKHHDDIYLNGKLFARIKAVYEKRKESKLDGQQIRVVEKYFSDFERRGANLPKDKQELLRKVNTELSTLTLTFGDNVLAENNAFKLVIDDKKDLEGLPQSVIDGAAQAAKEQKMDGKWAFGLDKPSMIPFLQYDANRNLREKIYRAYFMRGNNGNKNDNNGVIQKLVKLRAEKAQLLGYKSFADYVIDENMAKTPAKANEFLMQLWKAALPVAKKEAAEMQKIIDRDGGKFKLQPWDWWYYAEKVRKEKFNLDENEMKPYFSLKNVREGMFHVANKLYGITFTQLTNLPVYQKDVETYEVKEADGTHISILYLDYYPRPEKSGGAWCTDFRSPGWENGKKTPPVISIVTNFTKPNGETPALLNWDEVTTLFHEFGHSLHFMFAEGKYSRTTGNVPNDYVEMPSQVMENWAGDPEVLKAYAKHYKTGEVIPDKLIEKIVKSGQFNQGFETVELLAASLLDIDFHIISDPKDINVAAFEKASMDKIGLIPEILPRYRPTYFSHIFSGDEYAAGYYVYIWAAVLDADAFNAFKSSGDIYNKELATKFRKYCLAESGNDEGMVQYRKFRGQDPTVEPLLKRKGLK